Proteins encoded in a region of the Zea mays cultivar B73 chromosome 2, Zm-B73-REFERENCE-NAM-5.0, whole genome shotgun sequence genome:
- the LOC778428 gene encoding high affinity nitrate transporter precursor, whose protein sequence is MARPGAALPLLLVVVGACCARLAAAVHLSALGRTLIVEASPKAGQVLHAGEDTITVTWHLNASASSVGYKALEVTLCYAPASQEDRGWRKANDDLSKDKACQFRIARHAYAGGQGTLRYRVARDVPTASYHVRAYALDASGAPVGYGQTAPAYYFHVAGVSGVHASLRVAAAVLSAFSIAALAFFVVVEKRRKDE, encoded by the exons ATGGCTCGTCCTGGGGCGGCTTTGCCGCTGCTGCTGGTCGTGGTCGGCGCTTGCTGCGCGCGCCTGGCGGCGGCAGTGCACCTCTCCGCGCTCGGCAGGACACTCATCGTCGAGGCGTCGCCGAAGGCCGGACAAG TCCTGCACGCCGGCGAGGACACGATAACCGTGACATGGCACCTCAACGCGTCGGCGTCCAGCGTCGGGTACAAGGCGCTGGAGGTGACCCTCTGCTACGCGCCGGCGAGCCAGGAGGACCGCGGGTGGCGCAAGGCCAACGACGACTTGAGCAAGGACAAGGCGTGCCAGTTCAGGATCGCCCGGCATGCATACGCCGGCGGCCAGGGGACGCTCCGGTACAGGGTCGCCCGCGACGTCCCCACCGCGTCCTACCACGTGCGCGCCTACGCGCTGGACGCGTCCGGGGCGCCGGTGGGCTACGGCCAGACCGCGCCCGCCTACTACTTCCACGTCGCGGGCGTCTCGGGCGTCCACGCGTCCCTCCGGGTCGCCGCCGCCGTGCTCTCCGCGTTCTCCATCGCCGCGCTCGCCTTCTTTGTCGTCgtcgagaagaggaggaaggaCGAGTAG